The region GGGTGGCGAGAGCACCACCGTCGGAAAGCTCATGGAGCGCTTTGGGCTCGGCGAGGCCCTCCGGTCGGCGGCGAAAGGGGGCATGCCGATCTGGGGCACCTGCATGGGCATGATCCTGATGGCCAACGAGATCGAGGACTACGATCAATGTCGGCTGGGGGTTCTCGATGTGACGGTTCGCAGGAATGCTTTTGGTGCGCAGGTTCACAGCTTCGAGGCGGAGGTCCCGATTGTAGGCTTCGAGGGCACTTTGACCGCCGTGTTCATCCGCGCGCCCGAAGTCGTGCGCCTTGGGCCGGGCGTGGAAGTGCTCGCCGAGTTTGAAGGAAGGATCGTAGGAGTGCGCCAGGGCAAGCTGGTCGGCACGTCGTTTCACCCCGAGCTCACCGACGACACTCGTTTTCACGAGTGGTTCCGAAAGTTGTAGATACAACAAAAAAAGAGCCCCGGTCTGAGGGCTAGACGCGGGGCTTGGGGGAGGGAGGAGGAAGTCTCCGAAATCTCTCTACTTTTGTATAACGTCCATTTCGGGTCGTCCGTGCCGGGTTTCTTCGACCGTTGTAGAGCTTCTCTTCCCTGGGCTTCGATCAAGGATCCCTTTCCGTGATCGTTGCTTACATGTCTGACGACAATTGCGGGGAACAGGTTCGCTCAGTTGACAAATCTCTCGCATTTGAAGTCTTCAGGACCGTCGCGGAAGCGCCGGCGGCCCATGGGCCATAGGTCCCGAACGAGGGAAAGGTGGACCAAGACGAAGAGGCGTCCTCAGCCGTCGCGCTCATACCGGACCC is a window of Armatimonadota bacterium DNA encoding:
- the pdxT gene encoding pyridoxal 5'-phosphate synthase glutaminase subunit PdxT, whose product is MSGAVGIVAIQGDFDMHWRAFLRCGVSGDSLKLVKTPEDLEGVGRVVIPGGESTTVGKLMERFGLGEALRSAAKGGMPIWGTCMGMILMANEIEDYDQCRLGVLDVTVRRNAFGAQVHSFEAEVPIVGFEGTLTAVFIRAPEVVRLGPGVEVLAEFEGRIVGVRQGKLVGTSFHPELTDDTRFHEWFRKL